The genomic stretch CGTGCTTAGCCAATCGGCGAATTTCTTGCAGAGTGATGCTGTGAGCGGTTTTGTCCACATCAAGCAACACATCTACTCCATAGCCGCTGATTAGATAGCGGGTGTAGAACCAACAGCGCTGCTTGGGGTCCTTGTCAAGATCTTGCAGCGCCAAACTCAGTTGCTGCGCAGCGGTATCGACGTCTTGCTGCGTAATGTCATTCGCCAATTGTGAAAGTACGGTGTTTAATTGAGCTTCCATTTTTTCCACATCTTGTGGCGCCAATTGCGATTCAAAATACCAGTCAGAGACCGCTTCGTTGTCCAGTGCGATTGAAGTCACATTTGGGCTGTAATCTAAACTCGCCTCCTCACGTAGCTGTTTGAGCACGCGGCTGGTGCTGATGCGTTGTAGCATGTCTTCGGCAAACACCGCTTTACCCACCTTCACCTCACCCTGTGGATTCCACAGCCGCACAACGTACATGGATGACGCTTCTGCCCCTTCATTCAAAGATTGATAGACTTTGGAGTCTTGTCGATATTTTACGCTGAAGTCGATGGGTTCGGCGTCTTGCAACTGAATCGACGCCACATATTGACGCAGCAAGGGCGTTAATTGCTCGCTGGTCAAATCGGCAACAACGACCATCTTAAATCCATGATTTTTATGAAATAACTCTTGGTGCACGGCATGAATTTGTTCTGAAGTGACCTCCTTAATATCCTCCGGCAACAATAGCTGGTGACGGCTTTGCGGTTGGTAGAAGTTACGATTGATGCTCATAATCCACTTACCGACAGGCGAATCGACAAACGCGTCACGATTTTGCGCAAAGTTTTTCTTCGCCGCCTCAAGCTGTTTGGCTTCCACCTTGATCTCTGTTGTGGTGTTGTATAGAGCTTGCATCGCTACCGCTAAGTGCTTTTTCGCCGTGGTCACTTCAATGCCGTGGTGCGTCAAACCCAGATAGGGATAGAGGGCAACATCCTTGCTGCGCAAATAGCGATCAAGCTCCGGGCCTGAAAATTGTCCCAAGCCGCTTTGTATCGCCGCGGCTGTAGCCACTTCAAACGCAGCGAACAGCGAAGGATCCAAGGCTGCTTTACCACCTTGACTGGCAAAATTGAAGTAAGCGCGATCGCCTGCTTGTTTGTCTTGCTGGAACCAGACTTCCACCCCATTCGATAATTGAAAAACTTTAAAACCGCCGGGGTGGTCAGCCACGCTTAAAATGCGCCCATCCTGCTTCGGCTCAAGCAAGCCATTACTTTTGACATCCATATTGAGCGGCTTGATGCCCGCTTGTTGGTAAGCCGCACTAACGGCCTTGGTTGCCCCTACCCACTGGGCAATCTTATCGCCTCTATCTAAGCCCATGATGAATGCGGGATCCGAGGACAATAGATCGCGTAACTGCTGATTAGTTTGGCTTAAATCACGGCTGGCAACAAACTGACTCAAACTCTGCTGGTAGTCCGTTTTGGATTGATTGACGCTATTTTGCTCAAGGGCAAAAACGCGCTGATCAGCCGAGTAGGCTGGATTGTGCTTCGACCAATCGCTCTCTAGATTGTCGAGTAAGCCATGATATTCAGCTAGCACCGTATCTAACTCTTGCTGTGTAACACCATGATCGCGTAGTGATGCGAGCGTGCTGGTGAACAACCGATTCATCTCATGACGCTGCTCGGGTGCAAAAAATATCCCGGCAAAAGAGACTCGGCTGTAGTTGATGATTTCATTACCGGCGTAGACGTTCAAAAAAGGCTCTGCCGAATCATTCAGCGTTGCATACAAGCGCTGCTGAATGAGCTTGGCGCTAATATCATCACTCCAGTTTTGCCACTGCTGTGCGCGGCTCTGCACGCTGGCGGCACCACGATCAATCACATAATGGACACTTGGCGATTCTAAGGTATTGCTCAGTAGAACCCGATCTTCGACCACTAAGGGGATATTACGCTGTTTTGGCAAAGGCTCAGTGGTGCTTGACTGCCAGCTCGAAAAAGTCGCCTGAATCACTTCGCTCAGCTGTGCAGTATCGACATCGCCTGTAATAATCAAATCGGTATATTGTGGCTGATACCAGCGTTGATAGTAGTTTTGTAACGCCTTGGCACTGGCATTTTGGATGGATGCTTCAGAGCCCAGTACATCATGCTGATCGTAGGCCGTGTCATCAATCATGGCATTGTATAGATTATAAAAAAACGCTTTATCTTCCGGGCGAGAGCGACGCCACTCGCCTAAAATCACCCCTTTCTCTTTTTCAACTTCATTGGGGTCAAACTCAAGGCCATCGCCAATGTCACGCATCCACGTTAACGCGTCTTTAAGCCGTTTATTGTCTGCCAGATCTAATTTATAGGTTGTTTGCTGGTAACTGGTAAAGGCGTTGATATCGGCGCCAAAACTGCCCCCAGCTTGCTCAAACAGCTCAATCACTTGATTACCCGCAAAATGTTGGCTGCCATTAAACGCCATGTGCTCAATAAAATGCGCGTAACCTTGCTGCTGCGGCGTTTCTTGAAAAGAACCGCTATTGATCACCAAGCGCAGTGATACTTGCGAGTCGTCAGTAGGATAAAGGTGATATTTCATTCCATTCGGTAGTGTGGCCACCTGCCAGTTGCTGTCTGGCTGAAGTGGCAGTGACAACTCGGTCAGCGTGCATCCAGCCAGCAAAAGTGCAGGTATAACGGGTATAAACAGCATACTTCTCATTAATCTAGCCCTTCGTTAAATTGCTCTGACTAATATATCGAACAGCAGATATGCATACCATTCAATACTCACAACACCATGAAAGAGTTAGAAATCACTCGCAAACTGCTGTGTGAAACGAATCTGTCACGCTCTGATTATTAA from Vibrio navarrensis encodes the following:
- a CDS encoding M16 family metallopeptidase, producing MRSMLFIPVIPALLLAGCTLTELSLPLQPDSNWQVATLPNGMKYHLYPTDDSQVSLRLVINSGSFQETPQQQGYAHFIEHMAFNGSQHFAGNQVIELFEQAGGSFGADINAFTSYQQTTYKLDLADNKRLKDALTWMRDIGDGLEFDPNEVEKEKGVILGEWRRSRPEDKAFFYNLYNAMIDDTAYDQHDVLGSEASIQNASAKALQNYYQRWYQPQYTDLIITGDVDTAQLSEVIQATFSSWQSSTTEPLPKQRNIPLVVEDRVLLSNTLESPSVHYVIDRGAASVQSRAQQWQNWSDDISAKLIQQRLYATLNDSAEPFLNVYAGNEIINYSRVSFAGIFFAPEQRHEMNRLFTSTLASLRDHGVTQQELDTVLAEYHGLLDNLESDWSKHNPAYSADQRVFALEQNSVNQSKTDYQQSLSQFVASRDLSQTNQQLRDLLSSDPAFIMGLDRGDKIAQWVGATKAVSAAYQQAGIKPLNMDVKSNGLLEPKQDGRILSVADHPGGFKVFQLSNGVEVWFQQDKQAGDRAYFNFASQGGKAALDPSLFAAFEVATAAAIQSGLGQFSGPELDRYLRSKDVALYPYLGLTHHGIEVTTAKKHLAVAMQALYNTTTEIKVEAKQLEAAKKNFAQNRDAFVDSPVGKWIMSINRNFYQPQSRHQLLLPEDIKEVTSEQIHAVHQELFHKNHGFKMVVVADLTSEQLTPLLRQYVASIQLQDAEPIDFSVKYRQDSKVYQSLNEGAEASSMYVVRLWNPQGEVKVGKAVFAEDMLQRISTSRVLKQLREEASLDYSPNVTSIALDNEAVSDWYFESQLAPQDVEKMEAQLNTVLSQLANDITQQDVDTAAQQLSLALQDLDKDPKQRCWFYTRYLISGYGVDVLLDVDKTAHSITLQEIRRLAKHAFGPDAKRFTSVLNPKS